Genomic window (Xenopus laevis strain J_2021 chromosome 3S, Xenopus_laevis_v10.1, whole genome shotgun sequence):
AAATTATATGTTTTAGGAACCTTATGGGAGAATGTGAATGCAAATATAGTTCTACTGATTTCAGCATAGCAATTATATTAGCAGGCTTGCAGTATTTTACTATATTTCTCAACAATATTCTAAATGTCATAATGTTGTGTATggctaaaaaaatctaaatatatgtcACATTGTTCTGCTTTATAAATGCAATCTGctaatttccatttttcattgtttttctagGAAGAAGAAGCTAAACATCTTAAAGATACATCTACTCATCCGCTGGGCTCAGATCGATATATTCACACATTTAAGAATTTATCTAATTTGTCCCCTTCCATAAATGTAAAATACCGTATTTTAGCTGGGatgccattatccagaaaaagtaTGTAATTTGAGAAGTCATGTTTTTACCTGTATTATGTACAATtgctttcacacaaattattttattaatatcattaaatatattttaatgactcTATTCTAAGATGGCAGCATTTCAAAAGTACCCCCAAATTTTGCCCGTAACGACCAATAATATTTAAGCTTTTAAGCAGATGACCTGTAAATGCAACCAACCCATTAGTGTTAAAAGTCTCAATATGCCACCAATAGCTTCATATCTTCTTTTTTGCACATGCACAAACTTTAAAGCATTTCtacccatacatttttttaaggctttatttcttctttaaaggggaagtgtacacACTTGTTGAtcatgaatagggcttgtgctggacATACATTGTGCTTAGTCTTTTAATCACCAAATATCTCAATGGGTTtcgttatttcttgagctaaatcgGACAAACCGGGAAATTGAAGGGGATCATCTATTCCTGTCTGCCTTGCAAGAACGAAATATGGAgtggcttcagtttccctgtttgctcaaaaataataaaaaccattgaATTGTCATGATTAAAGaactagaaaaagaaagaaagaaagaaagaaagaaagaaagaaagaaagaaagaaagaaagaagatatTTGATTTAAAGGTTGTATCTGTTCATTCAATGCCtacaaataaattatatctttGAAACAAATGCCCTATTTTTTGAGGAAGGGTTTCATTTTATAGTCCTGTAGAAAGTGGTGACCCCTGTTTTATCTTGCTGTGTAAGAACTACAGTACACCATTTGTACTGTACACTgcttatctgttttctgttaTGTAAACATAAGCCTTTTTGCCCTATTTCAGCCTGAATGACTGTCCCTATGGTTACAAAGGAGTTTATATAAACTTCATTAGAGATTTTGAAGCAAAAACatctttttcaggtttttaacaagagcagggcaacagtagattatatttaaaagaacatcaaaaactttttttggggtttactgCACCtgcaaaatatacacaaaaagtttgttcagcacaaaccgtattcatcaaagggatcctgtcatcggaaaaatgcaccagttaatagtgctgctccagcagaattctgcactgaaatccatttctcaaaagatcaaacagatttttttatattcaattttgaaatctgacatggggctagacattttttcaatttcccagctgccccttgtcatgtaacttgtgcctgcactttaggagagaaatgctttctggcaggctgctgtttttccttctcaatgtaactgaatgtgtctcagtgagacatgggtttttactattgagtgttgttcttagatctaccaggcagctgttatcttgtgttagggagctgttatctggttaccttcccattgttcttttgtttggctgctggggggggagggagggggtgatatcactccaacttgcagtacagcagtaaagagtgattgaagtttatcagaccatgacttggggcagctgggaaattgacaatatgtctagccccatgtcagatttcaaaattgaatataaaaaaatctgtttgctcttttgagaaatggatttcagtgcagaattctgctggagtggcactattaactgattcattttgaaaaaaatgttttttcccatgacagtatccctttaaactcatgttgaacaagagcATAAACTGTATTAACTATTTAGAAGGAAAattttagtgatgagcaaagtttTGCCAGGTTTCGCTGCAAATACGACACCcataatgggtgaaaaaatgtatcggaaatttgttgtgcaatttgttgtgcttcaaaaaacattttgtcacccgtagatttcaatgcattttggcattttggagaattttcagGGAAGCGAAACGGATAAGATTtgaccatcactaattatattactatacactgaaaaatatttagttaggtaaatatatatagtaactaTTTGTTACTCCCAcaaataaattggcaaaaatcaattaaaaatgtgtttgttctgAGTACTATGCATTGTAATACTGATGGCTTCAGTTCGCCCAGCTACTTTCTCTGCcatgttattaaatatttctaCAGATGTTTTCATGGAGATAATGATATATTCCAGATAGaccaaaaactgtattttatattacAAGTACAGTCAGCAAGTTAATGATGAGCCATGCACCAGATTTTCAATCCACATTATTTAAGTGGTACTGTTTTCTCTTGTTACAATTACTAGTTATCTTAGGGAAACACTAGCAAAAAGGCAGTATACAGCAAATATATACAgtgtgaaagtttgtgaacccaaAAGTAAATGAATCTTGCTTTCAATATATGGTGTGACCCCCCTTTGTTCAGCAATAACTGCAACAAAATGTTTGTGGTttctgttgatcagtcctgcaaaTCAACTCTGAGGCATTTTAGCCTATTCCTCCATACaaaacagcttcagctcttggatgttggtaggtttcctcacatgaaccaCTTGTGTTAGGCCTTTCCACAACATTAAGGTCAGAACTTTGATCTGGCTATTCCTAAACTTTCACtgtattcttctttaaccattcttcgGTAGAATGACTactgtgtttaggatcattgccTTGCTGCATGACTCACTAAGATTCAGTTCAGGGACaaatgtcttgacattttcctttagttttctttgttatagtttacaattcattgttccatcaaccATGGCAAGCCATCCAGGCTCAAACCAGAATgttcccaccaccatgtttcacagatgggataaggttattatgctggaatgcagttTTTCCTTTCCAAATGTAACGCTCCTCATTTAAGACAAAAAGTCTATTTTGACTTCATCCACctacaaaacattcttccagtatccttctggtttgtccacatgatttttagcaaattgtagacagtcagcaatatttttggcgGAGAACAGTGGCTTTCTCCTTACTACTCTGCCGTACACACAATTGCTGCTCAGTGTTCTCTTGGTGGTGGACTCATAAACATCAACATTCTCCAATGTGAGACAGGTCTTCATTTGCTTAGAATTTACCCTAGTTTCCTTTGTAATGTCTTGGACTATTAGACACCTTTTATGGTTGATCgcttctgggtagggtaacaacggtcttgaatttcctccatttgtacacaatcagATTGTTAATTGATGTCCTAACTCTTTAGTGATAGTCTTCTAACCTTATACAGTTTTAGGGGCATCAACTATTTTTCTGAGGTCCTCATGCTCCTCCTTTGTTTGAGCCATGATACATATCAATAAATGCGTTGTATTTGTGATCAGTCTTTGCTGGATtaccattctttaaataaaacagggtcacTCTCTCACACCTGCTTGTCATCTCATTGACTGAAAACACCTTGAAAGTATATGATAATCCGAAGGATTCACTTACtttgccacacacagatatgtcattggatcatttttttcaataaatacataaccatatataataattgttgtttaatttgtttaactaggtttcaTTCATCAACTTTTAGGACTTTTtgaaagggttcacaaactttcaagaaCCATTGTAAATGGTAAATTTGTGATACTGCTGCAATGCTCTAACTTTCAAAATTCTGATGTATTTTTATAGGATACCTTACGATTGGACTTTCTtcagttaaaaggaaaaaaggaaattatttactAGAAACAATAAAATCTATATTTGAGCAGTCAAACTACGAAGAACTAAAAGAAATCATGGTAGTCGTTCACCTTGCAGAGTTTGATTCCTCTTGGTGTGAAAGTATTGTTCAAGATATATCTCGAAAATTTTCCCATCACATTATTGCTGGTAAACTGACCATTATCCACACCCCCATGGAATTCTACCCCATGTTAGAAGgtttaaaaagaaattacaatGACCCTGATGACCGTGTCAAATTTAGATCAAAACAAAATGTGGACTATgcatttcttttgaatttttgcGCTAATCTCTCTGACTATTATGTGATGCTTGAAGATGATGTTAGATGTTCCAGAAACTTTTTGACAACAATAAAGAAAGTTATAACTTCACGAAAAGGATCCAGTTGGGTTACCTTGGAGTTTTCCAAACTAGGATACATTGGGAAGCTATATCACTCTCATGACTTACCACGGCTAGCCCATTTTTTGCTCATGTTTTACCAGGAAATGCCTTGTGACTGGTTGCTAATCCATTTTAGAGGTCTTCTGGCTCAAAAGGACACAATTCGTTTTAAGCCATCTCTCTTCCAGCATATGGGATACTACTCATCATACAAGGGGGCAGAAAATAAACTGAAAGATGATGATTTTGAAGACGATGCATTTGACATACCAGATAATCCATCAGCAAGCCTAAATACGAATATGAATGTATTTGAAAATTATGAACCTATTAAGGCATATAGTAGCACTGAAGAATATTTCTGGGCCAAATCACCTTCCAGTGGTGACTTCTACCATATTGCATTTGAAAGAcctatcaaaataaataaaataaaagtctgCACAGGAACTGAAGATCGTCAGAATGATATTTTGCATCATGGTACATTAGAGGTTGGAGAACGAGTCATtggcaataaaaaaggaaaaaaatgtacaacTTATCTCAGATTAGGAGACTTTAAAAATGGGAACTTTGAAATGGAAAACATAGATCGAAAAGTCCTATTTAATATTGACTGTATTCGGATTCTTGTGACTAAAAATCAAATTGAATGGCTAATTATTAAAAGTATTAGCATTTGGACTACAGAGCCAATGAACCAGTAAGTCGGTTTTCCTTCCTTTTGGAAGAATGAAATACATTATCAGCTGAATGTTAACTGGTTTATTTCCCTGATAGACAAACCTTTTAATAAAAGCTAAAATGCCAATGGCAGATGGTGTGGGACAATTCTGTTTATATCTGACATGTCATGCAATATTTAACAATACCTGTGTTTCTGGATGTGCtagtttttatataaaacaaaacaaagtttgGTTGAAATTACTTGGTTATGcagttttaaaggaaatgtaaactccaaaaaatgaatttgttaatTTACTAGCATTGCTTCACTGAGTATTTcaatttacacattttatattaatttcctTACTTTAGCAGTTTCTTGCATATTaacagttttagaaaaaaaatgtattcgttAATACAAGGTTTATGGCTCAATAGCTCTCTCAGAAAATCAGCAACTCCAGGGTTTAGTACTACAGAAAGTGCTTAGACTCTtaggggctgattattaattcaaAAATCATTCATTCAAAATCAagatttttgtatgtattatatgttttatCCATTGAGAATTTTATTCTGTGCTTTCTACAATCTACATCTCGTTGGGTTGTAAatagcaatatttttatttcttatgattttctttgtaataacattATTGGCGAATCATAGCAAAATGTGATAACCAAAATTGATAAATgggattgataaataagccccataggGTCACTGACATACTGATCTTCAACGAGAGCAGCAACTTAAAAGTGTCAAGGAAACTATCTCAGGAACCactaaaaatagacatttttggGTTTAATTGATCAAAAATCGATTGTgaggttttagaattttttttatgctttgaattaactcacagtttaaaaaaaactctaaatgtttGCTTGATtatcaaaaaatctgaataaaaaacttGACTGAAtctaattgtggaaaaaaatcttgaataactcgaatttgagattttttatttaaattgcaaaaatgctcaaAGGTGGacatcaaatttatttttgggtttagatgctcttaaatttcattttgtttaagtgccaataaaaacatgttttatggtACTGATGCATATAAGGTTTATGACGTAATTTACAGGTCACAAGacatcttcatattttttttagttttgtttttttatatattacgt
Coding sequences:
- the LOC108712376 gene encoding alpha-1,3-mannosyl-glycoprotein 4-beta-N-acetylglucosaminyltransferase C-like → MRCFRKRSTIPVLGVLIICLMFMNLYIEDEYVLEEEAKHLKDTSTHPLGSDRYIHTFKNLSNLSPSINVKYRILAGMPLSRKRYLTIGLSSVKRKKGNYLLETIKSIFEQSNYEELKEIMVVVHLAEFDSSWCESIVQDISRKFSHHIIAGKLTIIHTPMEFYPMLEGLKRNYNDPDDRVKFRSKQNVDYAFLLNFCANLSDYYVMLEDDVRCSRNFLTTIKKVITSRKGSSWVTLEFSKLGYIGKLYHSHDLPRLAHFLLMFYQEMPCDWLLIHFRGLLAQKDTIRFKPSLFQHMGYYSSYKGAENKLKDDDFEDDAFDIPDNPSASLNTNMNVFENYEPIKAYSSTEEYFWAKSPSSGDFYHIAFERPIKINKIKVCTGTEDRQNDILHHGTLEVGERVIGNKKGKKCTTYLRLGDFKNGNFEMENIDRKVLFNIDCIRILVTKNQIEWLIIKSISIWTTEPMNQ